The window TTCTTCTTACTGTGGTTTGGCAGTAGCGCTCTGCTTTATCCATGTCATAGGCCAAGAAGATGTTGCATACGCCATTCCTTTTGTACTCACTGTCCTGTTTGCGGGATCTGCCTTCTTTCATAGGCAGAGGCTCCCTTACATCTTCCAGGAGTTGGCATGGCCGCTCATCCAGGCATAGCCTTACTTCTCCAGGTTCAGCATCTCTTTGGTAGGTGTCCAGCACTGCTTCCATCCTGCTAATATATTCTTCATCTATTTGCCCGATAACCCATTGCTTCTTTTGCCAGGGCTTGATGAGCTTTTTTTCAAATACTTCCTCACTGGCTCTGTAGAAATCTTCTCAACATACCCCAACTCTACCACTTTATCACAAATCATCTGAAGAGTCCAGTATTCATTACCCTCAGGAGGATCGCTGCAGGCAAGGGCGGTAATCTTTGCCTTCACCTCATAAGTGAGCTTGGGCGGCTGACCTGAACGAGGTTTTTCTTCAATAGCCTCTTTGGCATCCTTACCCACTTCTAAATATCTGTTCCAGATCTTATAAACCGTTGATAAAACTACATCTGCTTTAGAAGCTATCTCTTCTGCACTCATTCCTCTTGATAAAAGGAGAAGTATCCTGGCGCGTTTTACTTTCCGAACAGAATGCCTGCCCTTCTTTAGTATCCCCTGTAAATACTCCTTTTCTGATGTCGATAAAGTAACTTCCCTGCTCATGCTCCCGCAACTTTATCACAATCAACAGTTTAATGCATCTTTAGTTCTATGAATTAAGATGCTGAAGTACTAGTTTCTTTCTCCTCCAGTACCACCCAGGGATTGGAGGTGCAGGCCGGTACCAGGCTTTTTTCTATACAACTCCGCAATACCAGCAGTGTACACACAACAGCACCTAAGTTGAAGAGCGGAATGAGGATCATCACCGGCAGGCCAACAACCGTACTCAGCAAAGCCATGGCAACTACTTTGGCAGTAAGGGCCGTCATCAGCAGGGAAAGAAACACCAGGTATACAGGAGCCAGCAGGTAACCAAAAGGCTTTTCCCTGATCAGCAACAGACCTGAAAGAAAGGCAACAGGCAGCAATATGGATAGATCAAGTGCCTGCACCACCAGGGTGGTGTAATGCTGCAGTTCTTCAGGAAAAATACTGCCATCCAGTAGCGGTACTATTATTCTGCTTAACCATAAAAGGCCAATGGCAAGGCTACTGATTGATAGATTTTCGTTATGTATCCTGTTAATTAGATATGATTTACTCTTAATTTTAAATAGCTAAATTTTCTAATCAAAACGGCCTCTGGAGTACTCCAGAGGCCGTTTTGATTAGCTATAATATTTTTTTCCGAGACTTCGCGTCCCGACGCAACGAAGCGGAGTGTGGGGCCACTTAATGATAAGTTGGCTTCTATGCGCGTAGATGCCAGATAGCCGCGGGGCGGCCTCCGCTTCGGCGGTCCGATTCGTCGTTCCCCCTTCTCAAAATTTAGTACGAATCATATTTCTCCTGTATTCATAAAAGCTTTCATTCTACTGAACCACCATCCGCTTGTTTACCTGGTACCGGACATTCTTAATCCTTACCACATAAATTCCTGATTCCAGCGGCTGATGTACAGCCGTTGTTCCGCTGGGATCGGCAGCCTGCCGGAACACTAATTTTCCCATAATATCATATACTTCAATTCCAGCATCCTGTAGCGAAGCAGGAACAGCCACCATAAACCGGCCACCAGTGTTAGGGTTGGGATAAATGTGTACCTGCTGGTCAATTTCAGGACTGGATATAGCGGTAATTTCCTTTAACCTGATGCTATAGGTGCGCACAGTGCGTGCACCACAGGCATTGGTGTAAGTGGTAATATAACTGCCAGCCTGCTCTGGTTGCAGGAAGTTTAAGGTTGCTTCGGCTGTACTGGCTGAAAAACCATCAGGACCTGTCCAGCTCCAGCTGCCTTCTTCACTGTTGTCGGTGCGTGGGTTAAAATGGATTAGGTCTCCTGCTACTACTTCTGCCAGCAGGGTCTGTTCCCATTCGCCTTCGTTTACTTTCAGGTAGGGCGTTAAGGTAGCAGCAGGACAGTTACTCACATCTGCAGGCTCGCCATACACAATGCCTCTGCCCGCTGTGCTCATATAAACCCTGCCAAACACATTCATATCTCCCACCACAAATTGTCCGTTACCAGGGCCTCCGTACTCATGTGCATCATCGTTCACCTGTAGCCAGTCAGCTCCCTGGTTGGTGGAGCGAAACAGGCCATTGGTGCCGTTTATGGTTCCCCAAATGTAAAGGGTGGGATAATCACTGTCTGGACTTGCTTTGCCCAGTCCTACTGCCGAGGCGGCACTAACGCCATTGACCTTAGAAAATGATCCTCCTGAATTGGTGGAACGGGCTAAACCGCCTCCATCCAGGGCAACCCACAGATGGCCCTCTATGCCTGGGGTTGTGCGGATAATCTTGGAACCACCGCTCCCTGCAGAACCGCCTGCTGTAAAAGAAGCACCTCCGTTTGTGCTCACCATCATTCGACCGGTTCCGGAATTGTAAGCATAAAATTTATCTGGGTTCTGGGGATCAGCTACTGGTACTGCCCCCGATACATTCAAACCTGTAACAGCCGACCAGCTACTGCCTCTGTTGGTAGAGCGGTAGGTGGTAGAAGAGCCTTCCGGGGTGTGCAAAAAGGTGCTGCCATCGGCAGAAATAGCCACATGTCCTTTGGTGCCACTGCTGCTGCTTTCTGTCCAGCTTACACCCATATCGGTGGAGTAATACAGTTTGTCACCGGCGCGAAGCAGCACATTTGTGTTTTGAGCAGCGTAGGCCAGCCCTGTGGTGGTGCCCATCTGCGGGTTGTGGATAGGAGCATACTGGCTTACATCCTGATGCAGAAATCCATCGTAATCACCAATTACAGAAACAACCGGGCCATCGGGAATGCTTACCAGGTTCAGGGGCACTGTTTCCTCCAGGCCCTGCACCATAAATTTCCAGACACTGGGGTTTGCTTCAATGTTTTCTGTCATGAAAATACCATTCCCGGAGGTTACCCATACTTTTTTGGTATCGAAGGGATCGAACTCCAGCGA of the Flammeovirgaceae bacterium 311 genome contains:
- a CDS encoding xyloglucanase, with protein sequence MIIKSITIQAKPLEQSRGIIFRSHITCILCLCLLISPGLIRQLSAQNAADYNWKNVAIGGGGFVSAIIPSQTHQGLMYARTDVGGAYRWDPDNNEWIPLLDWVSADETGYLGVESLAIDENNPGRIYMLVGISYFNGGKTAVLRSDDYGKTFSLTNVSSQFKAHGNGMGRQTGEKLVVDPNNSNILFTGTRWNGLFKSTDAGVSWSKVNSLDVNTTPNENGISFVLIDPASGTDGNASQTIYVGVSRTGNNLYKSTDGGATFSAVSGAPATYMPHRAKLATDGTLYITYGNGAGPHGHWALPEPMDKGQIWKFNTQASTWSNITPSGISRAFGGISIDPENANRLVASTINSYMQQDGAWGDRIFLSTNGGSSWTDIIGRGFEMDPNSITWVEGHSIHWAGSLEFDPFDTKKVWVTSGNGIFMTENIEANPSVWKFMVQGLEETVPLNLVSIPDGPVVSVIGDYDGFLHQDVSQYAPIHNPQMGTTTGLAYAAQNTNVLLRAGDKLYYSTDMGVSWTESSSSGTKGHVAISADGSTFLHTPEGSSTTYRSTNRGSSWSAVTGLNVSGAVPVADPQNPDKFYAYNSGTGRMMVSTNGGASFTAGGSAGSGGSKIIRTTPGIEGHLWVALDGGGLARSTNSGGSFSKVNGVSAASAVGLGKASPDSDYPTLYIWGTINGTNGLFRSTNQGADWLQVNDDAHEYGGPGNGQFVVGDMNVFGRVYMSTAGRGIVYGEPADVSNCPAATLTPYLKVNEGEWEQTLLAEVVAGDLIHFNPRTDNSEEGSWSWTGPDGFSASTAEATLNFLQPEQAGSYITTYTNACGARTVRTYSIRLKEITAISSPEIDQQVHIYPNPNTGGRFMVAVPASLQDAGIEVYDIMGKLVFRQAADPSGTTAVHQPLESGIYVVRIKNVRYQVNKRMVVQ
- a CDS encoding transposase (COG3335 Transposase and inactivated derivatives); the encoded protein is MSAEEIASKADVVLSTVYKIWNRYLEVGKDAKEAIEEKPRSGQPPKLTYEVKAKITALACSDPPEGNEYWTLQMICDKVVELGYVEKISTEPVRKYLKKSSSSPGKRSNGLSGK